In Erythrobacter litoralis HTCC2594, a single genomic region encodes these proteins:
- a CDS encoding TonB-dependent receptor, with translation MISNTMFRGRAPRKGFALLAGAAAVALVPGAALAQDQEVADLDADEMPLETEQQDRGNVIVVTATKREQTLQETPISVSVTSGETLEQAQIRDVLDLQTVTPSLRVSQLQTSSASTFIIRGFGNGDNNLGIEPSVGVFIDGVFRSRSAAALSDLPNVQRIEVLNGPQSTLFGKNASAGVISVVTRPPQFEFGGSVEAVYGNFDTVVLKGDITGPITDTVAFSLDGSYQRRDGYADIVNLDEKQNDRNRYAVRGQLLFEPNPDFTIRAMADYSKIDEVCCQVGTLVAGPAAAAITALGGQFSLPSDFFEYEAFLNQVPTNEVENYGGSVQIEYSTGPLTFTSITAYRELRNAFTSDIDFTSLDVANEVRDQAVDTFTQEFRITSDFDGPLNFLLGGFYFDESITQDSRIVNGSQIRDFFEILGGANPVAVITGQPTLFNGLEAAFGFPQESIFNTPLLTQENFAVDNKAYSIFGTIDFEPIDGLVFTVGGNYTDDSKDFSLSQTSFDPLAQVNFVDAFITQATAANPGLPTVTSRAQFQALPAPVQQSLLAAATNPGVNPLLGLAAFQFQPPFLNVPNAVEPGETNDDKFTYLLRVAYQIIPEVNVYASYATGFKASSINLSRDSRPLSTDFVAGPRGSTFAAPDSPIINAGLALPNLSSGSRFAGPEDTTVYEIGLKAQLDGVSFNLALFDQTIEGFQSLAFTGTGFALRNAGEQSVKGFELSSTIQPADPLVFTFAMTYLDPLFDSFPGSVLGDLTGETPAGIPEFAIAASATYTHEFGVSGNRLIGRIDYNHESNTDINNGLPTFNAALGNTQIFRREVNLVNTSLTLALDNGLEVGAYARNLLNDQFITTVFDGVAQAGTVLGYPSQPRTYGGVVRFKF, from the coding sequence ATGATTTCTAACACGATGTTCCGCGGCCGCGCGCCGCGCAAGGGATTTGCCCTGCTGGCCGGCGCTGCCGCCGTCGCTCTGGTGCCGGGCGCTGCACTGGCGCAGGACCAGGAAGTGGCCGATCTCGATGCCGACGAAATGCCGCTCGAAACCGAACAGCAGGACCGCGGCAACGTCATCGTCGTGACCGCGACCAAGCGCGAGCAGACGCTGCAGGAAACCCCGATCTCGGTCAGCGTGACTTCGGGCGAGACGCTGGAGCAGGCGCAGATTCGCGACGTGCTCGACCTGCAGACGGTCACACCGTCGCTCCGCGTAAGCCAGCTGCAGACCTCCTCGGCCTCCACCTTCATCATCCGCGGCTTCGGCAACGGCGACAACAACCTCGGTATCGAGCCGTCGGTCGGTGTCTTCATCGACGGCGTGTTCCGCTCGCGTTCGGCCGCAGCCCTGTCCGACCTTCCCAACGTGCAGCGCATCGAGGTCCTCAACGGCCCGCAATCGACCCTGTTCGGCAAAAACGCGTCGGCCGGTGTGATCTCGGTCGTCACCCGCCCGCCGCAGTTCGAATTCGGCGGCAGCGTGGAAGCGGTGTACGGCAACTTCGACACCGTCGTGCTCAAGGGTGACATTACCGGCCCGATCACCGACACCGTCGCCTTCTCGCTCGACGGCAGCTACCAGCGCCGCGACGGCTATGCCGACATCGTCAACCTCGACGAAAAGCAGAACGATCGTAACCGCTATGCGGTGCGCGGCCAGCTGCTGTTCGAACCGAATCCGGACTTCACCATCCGTGCGATGGCCGATTATTCGAAGATCGACGAAGTCTGCTGCCAGGTCGGCACGCTCGTCGCCGGTCCGGCCGCTGCCGCGATCACCGCTCTGGGCGGCCAGTTCAGCCTGCCGAGCGATTTCTTCGAATACGAAGCCTTCCTCAACCAGGTTCCGACCAACGAGGTCGAAAACTACGGCGGCTCGGTGCAGATCGAATATTCGACCGGCCCGCTGACCTTCACCTCGATCACGGCCTATCGCGAACTGCGCAACGCCTTCACGTCCGACATCGACTTTACAAGCCTCGATGTCGCCAACGAAGTGCGCGACCAGGCGGTCGACACCTTCACGCAGGAATTCCGCATCACGTCGGACTTCGACGGCCCGCTCAACTTCCTGCTCGGCGGCTTCTACTTCGACGAAAGCATCACGCAGGACAGCCGCATCGTGAACGGCTCCCAGATCCGCGATTTCTTCGAAATCCTCGGTGGCGCCAATCCGGTTGCGGTCATTACCGGCCAGCCGACGCTGTTCAACGGGCTGGAAGCTGCCTTCGGCTTCCCGCAGGAGAGCATCTTCAACACGCCGCTGCTGACGCAGGAAAATTTCGCGGTCGACAACAAGGCATACTCGATCTTCGGTACGATCGATTTCGAACCGATCGACGGCCTCGTCTTCACCGTCGGCGGTAACTACACCGACGACAGCAAGGACTTCTCGCTGTCGCAGACGAGCTTCGACCCGCTCGCGCAGGTCAACTTCGTCGATGCCTTCATCACGCAGGCAACCGCAGCCAATCCCGGCCTTCCGACCGTCACGTCGCGTGCGCAGTTCCAGGCGCTTCCGGCACCCGTCCAGCAGAGCCTGCTGGCCGCCGCGACCAATCCGGGCGTAAATCCGCTGCTCGGCTTGGCTGCGTTCCAGTTCCAGCCGCCATTCTTGAACGTGCCGAATGCCGTGGAACCGGGCGAGACCAACGACGACAAGTTCACCTACCTGCTGCGCGTGGCCTACCAGATCATTCCGGAAGTGAATGTCTATGCCAGCTACGCGACCGGCTTCAAGGCGAGTTCGATCAACCTGTCGCGTGACAGCCGTCCGCTCAGCACGGACTTCGTCGCCGGGCCGCGCGGTTCGACCTTCGCGGCGCCGGATTCGCCGATCATCAACGCCGGGCTCGCGCTGCCGAACCTGTCCTCCGGTTCGCGTTTCGCCGGGCCGGAAGACACCACCGTCTATGAAATCGGCCTCAAGGCGCAGCTGGACGGTGTCAGCTTCAACCTCGCGCTGTTCGACCAGACGATCGAAGGGTTCCAGAGCCTTGCCTTCACCGGCACCGGCTTCGCTCTGCGCAACGCCGGTGAGCAGTCGGTCAAGGGCTTCGAGCTGAGCTCGACGATCCAGCCGGCCGATCCGCTGGTGTTCACTTTCGCGATGACCTACCTCGATCCGCTGTTCGACAGCTTCCCGGGTAGCGTATTGGGCGACCTGACCGGCGAGACCCCGGCGGGCATCCCCGAATTCGCGATCGCGGCTTCGGCGACCTACACCCACGAATTCGGTGTGTCGGGCAATCGCCTGATCGGTCGCATCGACTACAACCACGAAAGCAATACCGACATCAACAACGGTCTGCCGACATTCAACGCGGCCCTGGGCAACACCCAGATCTTCCGCCGCGAAGTGAACCTGGTCAACACGTCGCTGACGCTGGCGCTGGACAATGGCCTCGAAGTCGGTGCCTATGCCCGCAACCTGCTGAACGACCAGTTCATCACGACCGTCTTCGACGGCGTGGCGCAGGCCGGCACGGTGCTCGGCTACCCGAGCCAGCCGCGCACTTACGGCGGTGTCGTTCGCTTCAAGTTCTGA
- the typA gene encoding translational GTPase TypA, with product MSADLRNVAIIAHVDHGKTTLVDQLFRQSGTFRDNQRVEERAMDSGDLEKERGITILAKCTSVEWEHEGKTTRINIVDTPGHADFGAEVERILSMVDGVILLVDSAEGAMPQTKFVTGKALALGLRPIVVVNKIDRPDGRPQEVLDEVFDLFASLDANDDQLDFPSLFASGRDGYASDDESARDGSLDPLFKLIVDHVPPPGLDTSGKFSFLATLLDRDNFMGRVLTGRVQSGTVRINDPIHAIDSDGKVVETGRATKLMSFDGLERVPVESAQAGDIIALAGLEKATVANTIADPSVTEPIEAQPIDPPTLAMRFAVNDSPLAGREGDKVTSRMIRDRLLREAETNVAIRITESADKDSFEVAGRGELQLGVLIETMRREGFELGISRPRVLFREGESGREEPYETVVIDVDDEHSGTVVEKMQRRKAELVEMRPSGQGKTRITFSAPSRGLIGYHGEFLSDTRGTGIMNRLFEKYGPYKGKIEGRQNGVLISMVAGEAAAYALNMLEERGELFIGANAKIYEGMVIGENAKPDDLEVNPMKSKQLTNFRSTGKDDAIRLTPPRVMTLEQAIAYIDDDEMVEVTPQSIRLRKAILDPHERKRAKRAAEVV from the coding sequence ATGTCCGCAGACCTTCGCAACGTGGCGATCATCGCCCACGTCGACCACGGCAAGACCACGCTTGTCGACCAGCTGTTCCGCCAGTCCGGCACTTTCCGCGACAACCAGCGCGTGGAAGAACGCGCGATGGATTCCGGCGACCTGGAAAAAGAGCGCGGGATCACCATCCTCGCCAAATGCACGAGCGTCGAATGGGAGCACGAGGGTAAGACCACGCGAATCAACATCGTCGACACACCGGGTCACGCCGATTTCGGCGCCGAGGTCGAGCGTATCCTCAGCATGGTCGACGGCGTCATCCTGCTGGTCGACAGCGCGGAAGGCGCGATGCCGCAGACCAAGTTCGTCACCGGCAAGGCACTCGCGCTCGGCCTGCGTCCCATCGTCGTCGTCAATAAAATCGACCGCCCCGATGGCCGCCCGCAGGAAGTGCTCGACGAGGTGTTCGACCTTTTCGCAAGCCTCGATGCCAATGACGACCAGCTCGACTTCCCCTCGCTCTTCGCCTCGGGCCGCGATGGTTATGCCAGCGACGACGAAAGCGCGCGCGATGGGTCGCTCGATCCCCTGTTCAAGCTGATCGTCGACCACGTCCCGCCCCCAGGCCTTGACACCTCGGGCAAGTTCAGCTTCCTCGCCACGCTGCTCGACCGCGACAACTTCATGGGCCGCGTGCTCACCGGCCGCGTCCAGTCGGGCACGGTCAGGATCAACGACCCGATCCATGCCATCGACAGCGATGGCAAGGTCGTAGAAACCGGCCGCGCGACCAAGTTGATGAGTTTCGACGGGCTCGAGCGGGTCCCGGTCGAGAGCGCGCAGGCAGGTGACATCATCGCGCTGGCGGGTCTCGAAAAGGCCACCGTTGCCAACACCATCGCCGACCCCTCCGTGACCGAGCCGATCGAAGCGCAGCCGATCGATCCGCCCACGCTCGCCATGCGCTTTGCCGTCAACGACAGCCCGCTGGCAGGCCGCGAGGGCGACAAGGTGACCAGCCGCATGATCCGCGACCGCCTGCTGCGCGAAGCGGAAACCAATGTCGCCATCCGCATCACAGAAAGCGCCGACAAGGACAGTTTCGAAGTCGCCGGGCGCGGCGAATTGCAGCTTGGCGTCCTGATCGAAACCATGCGCCGCGAAGGCTTCGAACTCGGCATCAGCCGCCCGCGCGTGCTGTTCCGCGAGGGCGAGAGTGGCCGCGAGGAACCGTACGAAACCGTCGTCATCGACGTGGACGACGAGCACTCCGGCACGGTCGTCGAGAAGATGCAGCGCCGCAAGGCCGAGCTGGTCGAAATGCGCCCCAGCGGTCAGGGCAAGACCCGCATCACCTTCTCCGCCCCCAGCCGCGGCCTGATCGGCTATCACGGCGAATTCCTCTCCGACACGCGCGGCACCGGGATCATGAACCGCCTGTTCGAGAAATACGGCCCCTACAAGGGCAAGATCGAAGGCCGCCAGAACGGCGTGCTGATCTCCATGGTCGCCGGCGAAGCGGCGGCCTATGCCCTCAACATGCTGGAAGAACGCGGCGAACTGTTTATCGGCGCCAATGCCAAGATCTACGAAGGCATGGTGATCGGCGAGAACGCCAAGCCCGACGACTTGGAAGTCAACCCGATGAAGTCCAAGCAGCTGACCAACTTCCGCAGCACCGGCAAGGACGACGCCATCCGCCTCACCCCGCCCCGCGTGATGACGCTGGAACAGGCGATCGCCTATATCGACGACGATGAAATGGTCGAGGTAACGCCGCAGAGCATCCGGCTGCGGAAAGCGATCCTGGACCCGCACGAGCGGAAACGGGCGAAGCGGGCGGCGGAAGTCGTTTGA
- a CDS encoding ABC transporter ATP-binding protein has product MQSLFGLISRRLRLQLAGVLVLMSAGAIFELLTIGAVLPFLATALAVEQFPSSDAINNALNLIHSEPVTAAAIILVVGASASAMIQILIVWAQQALIARFGHDLSNRLFRKAILSPFLASSDRKVGDLIAGQAKIQELVHALLQPVVHALTGGLLAICIVGGLVYLEPVATIVGGAIFVLVYLVMEMATRRRRTIESANIAAHLDLKTRLMEQAIGGYRDIVLAGKQANFADRFSNSDFAYRNGVKQSRAIAIMPRYLVEAFGIAILVVLTIALAEADGGFSQALPTLGVLAVGAQRLLPRLQAIWAGYSAMRSHKDVIKDIEHLLGSDPIILPSAPSALSLRGCITCESVNFAYGCSNVGVFDIDLRITRGECIGITGPTGSGKSTLTNILAGLVVPDSGTVQIDGVDLDDGMLASWHQSVGYVPRKAFLIDGTIRSNVVFPDCSRSTEDAKIWQALEIAQVRDHVELLPHGLDSDTGERGANLSDGQIQRIGIARAIHRSPSLLILDEATSALDLQTERRLLDALQEIPELTLIVITHRPGTLELCDRVIRLKDGRLC; this is encoded by the coding sequence TTGCAGTCACTGTTTGGCCTGATTTCGCGTCGGTTGAGGTTGCAATTGGCAGGCGTTTTGGTGCTCATGTCTGCAGGCGCGATCTTCGAGCTGTTGACTATCGGTGCGGTACTGCCCTTTCTGGCAACTGCTCTTGCGGTAGAACAGTTTCCCAGTAGCGATGCGATCAACAATGCGTTGAATCTAATCCACAGTGAGCCTGTCACAGCTGCTGCGATCATATTGGTCGTTGGAGCGAGCGCCTCTGCAATGATTCAGATATTGATCGTTTGGGCGCAGCAAGCGCTGATAGCGCGTTTCGGACATGACCTGTCCAATCGGCTGTTTCGCAAGGCCATCCTTTCACCGTTCCTTGCATCTTCGGACCGCAAAGTGGGCGATTTGATCGCAGGACAAGCGAAAATCCAGGAGCTGGTTCACGCGTTGCTCCAGCCCGTAGTGCATGCTCTGACCGGTGGGCTGTTGGCGATCTGCATTGTAGGTGGGCTGGTCTATCTCGAGCCTGTCGCGACCATCGTCGGTGGTGCAATTTTCGTGTTGGTATATCTCGTGATGGAAATGGCAACCCGCCGCCGACGGACCATCGAGAGCGCGAATATTGCGGCTCATCTCGATCTCAAGACGAGATTGATGGAACAGGCGATCGGAGGGTATCGCGACATCGTCTTGGCGGGCAAACAAGCGAACTTTGCGGATCGTTTCTCAAACTCCGATTTCGCCTACCGCAATGGTGTGAAACAGTCGCGTGCAATCGCCATCATGCCTCGCTATCTTGTTGAAGCTTTTGGAATAGCCATCCTTGTTGTTTTGACTATCGCTCTTGCCGAGGCAGATGGAGGTTTCTCACAAGCCCTGCCAACACTGGGGGTTCTCGCAGTAGGGGCCCAGCGACTGCTGCCGAGACTGCAAGCAATCTGGGCGGGCTACAGCGCGATGCGGAGCCATAAGGATGTGATAAAGGATATCGAGCACCTCTTGGGATCCGATCCAATCATACTGCCTTCTGCGCCCTCTGCACTATCTTTGCGCGGCTGCATAACGTGTGAATCCGTGAACTTTGCGTACGGCTGCTCCAATGTCGGTGTTTTCGACATCGACCTGAGGATCACACGCGGGGAATGTATCGGAATAACCGGGCCTACCGGCTCCGGGAAAAGCACATTGACGAACATACTGGCCGGGCTTGTGGTGCCCGACAGCGGGACCGTTCAAATCGACGGTGTAGACTTGGATGATGGCATGCTTGCTTCCTGGCACCAATCGGTCGGCTACGTTCCGCGCAAAGCCTTCCTCATTGATGGTACGATCCGCTCTAACGTCGTTTTCCCGGATTGCTCGCGCTCGACAGAGGACGCGAAGATTTGGCAGGCACTCGAGATTGCACAGGTCCGAGATCATGTCGAACTGTTGCCGCATGGGCTGGATTCTGACACCGGGGAACGCGGGGCAAATCTTTCCGACGGTCAGATTCAGCGGATCGGCATAGCCCGCGCCATTCACCGCAGTCCGTCGCTTCTAATTCTCGATGAAGCTACCAGCGCACTCGATTTGCAGACCGAACGTCGGCTGTTGGACGCTCTGCAAGAGATCCCGGAACTCACATTGATCGTGATCACGCACCGGCCAGGCACGCTTGAACTTTGTGACCGAGTTATCCGCTTGAAAGACGGCCGACTTTGCTGA
- the putP gene encoding sodium/proline symporter PutP: MQTGTLVSLALYFILMLAIGLYAWRKSTSDSAGYLLAGRNLPPSVAALSAGASDMSGWLLLGLPGALYASGLVEAWIGIGLFVGAVANWIVVAPRLRQQTEELGNALTIPEFLANRFPSQAVALRVTSAVIIVLFFTVYTAAGLVGGGKLFETAFAGMLPGMGMSDYMLGIWITAGVVLAYTMIGGFLAVSLTDFVQGCIMVVALVLMPLVVLTGGVDLGSASEAAAAAGNSDYLALFGGLTAIGWLSAVTWGLGYFGQPHIIVRFMAIRSIPEVKTARNIGLTWMGVALIGAIGVGIAGRAYAEANGVAVEDPETIFIVLATLLFHPLITGFLLAALLAAIMSTISSQLLVSSSSLTEDFYRLFLRKHASEREAVNVGRVCVLLVALAAIVIARDPESQVLGLVANAWAGFGAAFGPLILFALTWDRMTGAGAVAGLVTGAVVVVAWIALGWNGAFLGGPGVYEIIPGFIAASLAIWLVSKATARGEEPVAQAG; encoded by the coding sequence ATGCAAACCGGCACACTCGTCTCGCTCGCGCTCTATTTCATCCTGATGCTCGCCATCGGGCTCTATGCCTGGCGCAAATCGACCTCCGACAGCGCGGGCTATCTGCTCGCGGGGCGCAATTTGCCGCCGTCGGTGGCGGCGCTTTCTGCCGGGGCGTCGGACATGTCGGGCTGGTTGCTGTTAGGGCTGCCGGGGGCGCTTTATGCCAGCGGGCTGGTCGAGGCGTGGATCGGGATCGGGCTGTTCGTCGGCGCGGTCGCCAACTGGATCGTGGTCGCCCCGCGCCTGCGCCAGCAGACCGAGGAGCTGGGCAATGCGCTCACCATCCCAGAATTCCTCGCCAACCGCTTTCCCAGCCAGGCCGTCGCGCTGCGCGTGACGAGCGCGGTGATCATCGTGCTGTTCTTCACCGTCTATACCGCCGCGGGCCTGGTCGGCGGGGGCAAGTTGTTCGAGACCGCCTTTGCCGGCATGCTGCCCGGTATGGGCATGAGCGATTATATGCTCGGCATCTGGATCACGGCGGGCGTGGTGCTGGCCTACACGATGATCGGCGGTTTCCTGGCCGTAAGCCTGACCGACTTCGTGCAGGGCTGCATCATGGTGGTCGCGCTGGTGCTGATGCCGCTGGTGGTGCTGACCGGCGGGGTGGATCTTGGCTCCGCCTCCGAAGCGGCGGCAGCGGCGGGCAACAGCGATTACCTCGCGCTGTTCGGCGGGCTGACCGCGATCGGCTGGCTCAGCGCCGTGACCTGGGGCCTCGGCTATTTCGGGCAACCGCATATCATCGTGCGATTCATGGCCATCCGCAGCATCCCCGAGGTCAAGACCGCGCGCAACATCGGGCTCACATGGATGGGTGTCGCGCTGATCGGGGCGATCGGCGTCGGGATAGCCGGGCGCGCCTATGCCGAGGCAAATGGCGTAGCAGTGGAGGATCCCGAAACGATCTTCATCGTCCTTGCCACGCTGCTGTTCCACCCGCTGATCACCGGCTTCCTGCTGGCCGCATTGCTGGCGGCGATCATGAGCACGATCAGTTCGCAATTGCTGGTCAGTTCCAGCAGCCTGACCGAGGACTTCTATCGCCTGTTCCTGCGCAAACACGCGAGCGAGCGAGAGGCCGTCAATGTCGGGCGTGTCTGCGTGTTGCTGGTGGCGCTGGCGGCAATCGTGATCGCGCGCGATCCGGAGAGCCAGGTGCTCGGCCTCGTCGCCAACGCCTGGGCCGGGTTTGGCGCTGCGTTCGGCCCGCTGATCCTGTTTGCGCTGACATGGGACCGGATGACCGGCGCGGGCGCGGTGGCGGGCCTGGTGACGGGCGCGGTCGTCGTGGTCGCATGGATCGCGCTGGGCTGGAACGGCGCGTTTCTGGGCGGACCGGGGGTCTACGAGATCATCCCCGGCTTCATCGCGGCGAGCCTGGCCATCTGGCTTGTTTCGAAGGCGACGGCGCGCGGCGAGGAGCCGGTGGCGCAGGCGGGCTGA
- a CDS encoding VOC family protein codes for MAKVTGLGGVFYVVKDPAATRAWYRETLGIDGEYGPQLDWSEETGDKPYSLISHFADDEYVKPGRGGFMINLRVDNVDGMVEHLKAKGIDILGHVDEGYGKFAWLLDPDGIKIELWQQVEAPE; via the coding sequence ATGGCAAAAGTGACCGGACTGGGCGGCGTTTTCTACGTCGTGAAGGATCCGGCGGCGACGCGGGCATGGTATCGCGAGACGCTGGGCATCGACGGCGAATACGGGCCGCAGCTCGACTGGTCGGAAGAGACGGGCGACAAGCCCTATTCGCTGATCAGCCACTTCGCAGACGACGAATACGTCAAGCCCGGCAGGGGCGGCTTCATGATTAACCTGCGCGTCGACAATGTCGACGGCATGGTCGAGCACCTCAAGGCCAAGGGCATCGACATCCTCGGCCATGTCGACGAAGGCTATGGCAAGTTCGCCTGGCTGCTCGATCCCGACGGCATCAAGATCGAGCTGTGGCAGCAGGTCGAAGCGCCGGAATAG
- a CDS encoding SDR family NAD(P)-dependent oxidoreductase — MQRFTGKTIIVTGSSSGIGEGIARAFAAEGANVVLNSRNRADCEKVAETLDAERTLIVEGDVSEPEFAKEIVARTVERFGRLDVLINNAGVAYSGPLKDTPDKQIDRVIDINVKGVLYLSREAIPELEKTKGSITNISSVSGLGGDWDLPVYNASKGAVTNLTRSLALQLGRKGIRVNAINPSITRSDMTDAITENDALVKAALRRMPLGRVAEPEDIAGPTLFLSSDEARFVTGVNLAVDGGVTASNGQPNFAAEMAG; from the coding sequence ATGCAGCGTTTCACTGGCAAGACCATCATCGTCACCGGCTCCTCCAGCGGCATAGGCGAGGGCATCGCCCGCGCGTTCGCGGCAGAAGGCGCCAATGTCGTCCTCAACAGCCGCAATCGTGCCGATTGCGAGAAGGTTGCCGAAACGCTCGATGCGGAGCGGACCTTGATTGTCGAGGGCGACGTGTCCGAGCCTGAGTTTGCAAAGGAGATCGTCGCCAGAACGGTCGAGCGCTTCGGCAGGCTCGACGTGCTCATCAACAATGCCGGCGTGGCCTATTCGGGGCCGCTCAAGGATACGCCCGACAAGCAGATCGATCGGGTGATCGATATCAACGTCAAGGGCGTGCTTTACCTGAGCCGCGAAGCGATCCCGGAGCTGGAAAAGACCAAGGGATCGATCACCAACATTTCGAGCGTGTCCGGGCTGGGCGGCGATTGGGACCTGCCGGTCTATAATGCGTCGAAGGGGGCTGTGACCAACCTTACCCGCAGCCTTGCCCTGCAGCTTGGCCGCAAGGGCATCCGCGTCAATGCGATCAACCCCAGCATTACCCGCTCCGACATGACCGATGCCATCACCGAGAACGACGCGCTGGTGAAAGCTGCGCTCAGGCGCATGCCGTTGGGCCGCGTGGCCGAGCCGGAGGACATTGCCGGGCCGACGCTGTTCCTCTCGTCCGACGAGGCCCGTTTCGTCACCGGCGTAAACCTCGCAGTCGACGGCGGGGTCACCGCATCGAACGGCCAGCCCAATTTCGCTGCCGAAATGGCGGGCTAG
- a CDS encoding extensin family protein: MRIGIALLLGLALGACNVLPDSSGKQASSRAPDRAVVVSPGGQQCLTKLGSTGSRFSPLPDRYFGAGCSQLNTVNIETLQGDREPLSIANLGPVTCPTAEALSGWARYGVDRAARQILGSPLRRIETMGSYACRNVAGTARRSAHSRAEAVDVAAFVLEDGRRISVLGDWNDGTREEREFLRVVQRSACKRFGTVLGPDYNSAHRDHLHLEWGSSKFCR, translated from the coding sequence ATGCGGATCGGGATCGCCCTCCTCCTCGGCCTTGCGCTGGGTGCCTGCAACGTGCTGCCCGACAGCAGCGGTAAGCAGGCCTCGTCGCGTGCGCCCGACCGCGCCGTGGTCGTCAGTCCCGGAGGGCAGCAGTGCCTTACCAAGCTCGGCTCGACCGGCTCTCGGTTCTCCCCCCTGCCCGACCGCTATTTCGGGGCCGGCTGTTCGCAGCTCAACACTGTCAATATCGAGACGCTGCAGGGCGACCGCGAGCCGCTGAGTATTGCCAATCTCGGGCCGGTGACGTGTCCGACAGCCGAGGCACTCTCAGGCTGGGCGCGCTACGGCGTGGACCGTGCGGCACGACAAATCCTCGGCAGCCCGCTCCGCCGGATCGAAACCATGGGCAGCTATGCCTGCCGCAACGTGGCGGGCACCGCGCGCCGATCGGCCCATTCGCGGGCAGAGGCGGTGGATGTGGCAGCGTTCGTGCTGGAAGATGGCCGCCGCATCAGCGTTCTGGGCGACTGGAATGATGGCACCCGCGAAGAGCGCGAGTTCCTGCGCGTGGTGCAGCGGAGTGCCTGCAAAAGGTTCGGGACCGTTCTGGGTCCCGATTACAATTCGGCGCACCGCGACCATCTGCACCTCGAATGGGGTAGCTCGAAATTCTGCCGTTAG
- a CDS encoding response regulator transcription factor: MEHRLTLHIIDSDTRSRAELARTGFALGHHAEVYGSLPELFEHHPREGLIIARDDPRHVSVTETIEQMTDHGVWLPVIAADSQPTTARIVAAIKAGALDYVTLPIEANRFAAMLRRTGSEAVHQAAIRRRMLEARKRIETLSNREREVLEWLTEGSSNKAIARELDISPRTVEIHRANMMTKLGARHAAEAVRLRLEAQIEHSLESGGAESELRRSLAS, encoded by the coding sequence ATGGAACACCGCCTTACCCTTCACATCATCGATAGCGACACCCGCAGCCGAGCCGAATTGGCGCGGACAGGCTTTGCCCTTGGCCACCATGCCGAGGTCTACGGCTCGCTTCCCGAACTGTTCGAACATCATCCCCGCGAAGGTCTGATCATCGCGCGCGACGACCCTCGGCATGTCAGCGTAACGGAAACGATCGAGCAGATGACCGATCACGGCGTCTGGCTGCCCGTCATCGCCGCGGATAGCCAGCCAACGACTGCGCGTATCGTAGCGGCGATAAAGGCGGGGGCGCTCGATTACGTGACCTTGCCGATCGAGGCCAACCGCTTTGCTGCGATGCTGCGACGGACCGGCAGCGAAGCCGTGCACCAAGCCGCGATTCGGCGGCGGATGCTCGAGGCCCGCAAGCGGATCGAGACCCTGTCCAACCGCGAGCGCGAAGTGCTCGAATGGCTGACGGAGGGCAGCAGCAACAAGGCCATTGCGCGCGAACTCGATATCAGTCCGCGGACGGTCGAAATCCATCGCGCCAACATGATGACCAAGCTCGGGGCCCGCCATGCTGCCGAGGCTGTGCGACTCAGGCTGGAAGCCCAGATCGAGCATTCCTTGGAGAGTGGGGGGGCGGAGTCCGAACTCCGTCGCAGCTTGGCAAGCTAG
- a CDS encoding proteasome-type protease: MTYCVGMVLEKGLVLMSDTRTNSGVDNISSFRKMFHWAVPGERIITVMSAGNLATTQAVVSQLEERTKAPGERENSLLGMPTMFTVATEIGKLLRETIATQQDANGRSGRNRFTASIILAGQIAGMEPRLFLIYPEGNFIEASSDTPFFQIGELKYGRPIILRGYDREMSFEDAVKLLMVSFDSTLKANLSVGMPLDLMVIERDGFTPSHTNRITSEDPYFQEISSSWGDALRTAFHSLPDYRIRK; the protein is encoded by the coding sequence ATGACTTATTGCGTCGGCATGGTGCTGGAAAAAGGGCTGGTGTTGATGAGCGACACCCGCACGAATTCGGGCGTCGACAACATTTCCTCCTTCCGCAAGATGTTCCACTGGGCGGTGCCGGGTGAGCGGATCATCACGGTGATGTCGGCCGGTAATCTGGCGACGACGCAAGCCGTGGTGAGCCAGCTGGAAGAGCGGACCAAGGCACCCGGCGAGCGCGAAAATTCGCTCCTCGGCATGCCGACCATGTTCACCGTCGCAACCGAGATCGGCAAACTGCTTCGCGAAACGATAGCAACCCAGCAGGATGCGAATGGCAGAAGCGGTCGCAATCGCTTCACGGCGTCGATCATTCTCGCGGGCCAGATCGCCGGCATGGAGCCTCGCCTTTTCCTGATCTACCCGGAAGGCAATTTCATCGAAGCGAGCAGCGACACGCCTTTCTTCCAGATCGGCGAGCTCAAGTATGGTCGCCCGATCATCCTGCGCGGCTATGATCGGGAGATGAGCTTCGAAGATGCGGTCAAGCTGCTGATGGTGTCGTTCGATTCCACGCTGAAGGCCAATCTTTCGGTCGGAATGCCGCTGGACCTGATGGTAATAGAACGCGATGGTTTCACGCCCTCGCATACCAACCGCATCACCTCGGAAGACCCCTATTTCCAAGAGATTTCGTCGAGTTGGGGCGATGCTCTGCGCACAGCGTTTCATTCGCTGCCGGATTACCGGATAAGGAAATAA